Within the Acidobacteriota bacterium genome, the region CTCAGGCGGTAGATCGTGCCGAACTTTTTCAAACCATCTTCGATCTCCCGGACGTTCCCCACCACAACAAAGGTCATGCGGTCCGGATTCAGGTATCTCCGGGCCGTCTCCTGGAGCTGGACCCGGGTGATGGCGCCGGCATGCGCCTGATACTCCTCGAGGTAGCTGCGCGGCCGGTTCAGGATGGTCAGCATCAGAAAATTGGCCAGTACGTCTTCCACCGTGGCGAACCGCTTGACAAAGCCGTTCTTCAGGCCCGAGACCCCCGCTTCGAACTCAGTCTCTCCGATCTTGCCGTCGCGGAACAGGTCGATGATCCAAAGCATCGCGTCCAGCGCCCGGACAGTGGTGTCGGTTTTAGTTCGGCACCGGGCGACAAAGGCAGGGCGGCCCAGTACGTCGGTGTCGAAGATCGAGTCCACCCGATAGGCCAGACCCTCCCGGTCGCGAACCTGCTGGGTAAATCGGGAGGCGAAACTGCTGCCGCCCACCATGTGATTGAGCAGGTGGATGCGGTGGATGTCCGACAGATCCCGCGCCACCGACTGGCAGCCGAAATAGATGGAGCACTGGTTGATGTTCTTCTGCAGCAGGAACACGCCCGGGTGGTCCTGAGGGTCGGGCGGCGATGGAGGCGGTATCTCACGTGCGGTCGGATGTCCCGTATAGAATTCCTCCCACTTCTTGAGCACGCGGCCGGTATCAAAATCGCCGGTGACGACCAGGGCGAGGCCGGCGGGTCCGTAGTGGTCGCCGAAGTAGCGCTGGACCTCGGCCAACGTCACCTTCTCGAGGCCATCCGCCGAGTGCAAGTAACCGTACGGGTGAGTCGCGTACAGCAGCTGCTGGAATTTACGGCCGCATAGGTAGAACGGGTCCTCCGCCGCGGTGTCTTCCTCCGTCCGGATCCGCTGGACGACGTAGTCAAACCGCTCCTGATTGAAGGCGGGCCGGGCCAGCAGCTTGGCGATGATTTCGATGAGCATGTCGGCCTGGTCGCTGCCGATGGTTGCCTGGATGGTCACAAGGTCCGGGCCGCAGTCGATGTCCAGATTGCCGGCGTAATAGTTCAGCAGAGAGTCCAGTTTCTCCACCGTCATGCCCTCGCTGCCGCTCTCGCGGAGCATCCGGGCGGTCACCCGCGCCACCTGAGGCGGATAGCCCGTTTCGAACACCGCTCCGGCTCGCACCACGACGCGGACGCTCAGCAGCGGGATCGAGCGGTCGCTTCGGCAATAGAACGTCACGCCCGCCTTGGAGCGAACCACCTGAAAGTCCTTGCCCTCCGAGGGCAATTTCCAGTTTAGAGGGACCGACGCTAGACGGCTGATGGTCCGACTGCCGCGGCTGACGGATTCGTCGGCCGGCATTGCGGCCGCCAGGGCCAGGCCGGCTGCCACGGTGATGAGCAAACGGGCGATCATTTCGTGCTCCTTTCATTCGCGGACGGCCCACTCCAGGCCACCGTGCGGTTGCTGGGCGTGAACCACTCGCGGGCGACGCGCTGGATGTCGCCGGCGTCGATGCTCTGGAGACGGCTCAGATACAGGTTGTAGGCGGACGGGTCCGTGAAGAAGTCCTGACCCTCGGCCAGCACCGCCGCCAACGCCTCGCCGTCGCGCAGCTGCCGCAGCAGACGGCCCGTTAGGAAACTGCGCGCTTCCTCCAACTCACGCCTGGAGACCGGCTGGTCCTTGAGCCGATTGAGCTGGTCCAGGACTGCCGTTTCCAGCCGCTGGAGTCCTACCCCGTCGCCCGCCACCGCGGTCACGGTGAAAAGGCCCGGGTGGCGCTTCATCTCCCAAACCCCGGTTCGGACATCCGCTGCCAGGCCTGTACGGATCAGCTCCTTGTAAAAAACGCTGGTCCGCCCCTGACTCAGGAGGGTGTCTATCATTTCAAACACCGGGTAGTCCGGATGCGTCACCGCGCATCGGTGGAAGCCGACCACAAGCCGGGGAGCGGCATCTTGCACAATGGTGAGTCGCCGCTCGCCCAACTGAACGGGTTCGGCGGTCAGGGTGACCGGTTTGGTGATGTCCTGCCGGGGGATCTTGCCGAAATACCTCCGGATCAGGTTTTCAGCCTGATCGGCCTGAAAATCCCCCACCAGGACAAGGATGGCGTTGTTGGGCGCATAGTAGAGCCGGTGATAGTCCACGATGTCCTGGCGGGTCAGGTTTTCGATATCCGCCCGCCAGCCGATGACATCCCACTGGTATGGATGGGCCATGTAGGCCGCGGCCAGGAAGTTTTCGAACAGGACGGCTTCCGGCTGGGTCTCGGTGGTTTGCCGGCGTTCCTCTAGCACGACATCGCGCTCAGAATGGAACTCCCGGAAGAAAGGTTCCCGCATCCTGGCCGACTCGAAATACGCCCACGCCTCGAGGCAGTTCGACGGAAAGTACTCCATGTAATGCGTCCGGTCGAAGCTGGTATCAGCGCCCAGCCGGGCGAAGCCCACCTGGAACGTCGCCACATCCAGGTCGTTCTGGATGGTCACCAGTTTCTGGCTCGCCGAGAGCCCCTTGATCTTGAGAAGCAGCACCTCGATCCGGTCATCCAAATCCGAGGGTGCGCGGCCCAGCACTTTCAGCCGGCGAAGCCGGAGCACCTCGCGGAACAGCTCGTCCTGCTTTTCCATCAGCGGGAGTTCCAGCTCGTAGTTCAGCGTCTGGATTTCCTTGGTGCCCTTGAACATCATGTGCTCGAGCATATGGGAAATCCCGGTGATGCCGTTGGTTTCGTTGCCGGAACCCACCTTGTAGCGGATCAGCGAGTGGATGATCGGGGTTTCGTGGCGAGGCACCAGGACGACCTCCAACCCGTTCTCCAGAGTGAACGTCTTCATGGGGATGTGGATCAGGTCCGCCGCGACGGTCAGGACCGGGCTCGCAGCAACCAGACTGGCAATCAGGAGCAGTCGTCTCACGAGTTCCTCCCGGCGCCGTTTTTGTTATTATACGGAAATGCACGGTCCGGCCGGTATCGTTTTCACGAACCAGCCCGAAAATCAGAGGATGCGGTCCGGACGGGGAAGGGGATGCCCTCGGCGCGCGCGACGGGCGCGTGCGCCGAGTGGGCGCTTCAGCGCAGGACGATGTCGCCGCTGACGGTGCTCAGTGTAATCTTGCCGCTGCCCTGGCCCAGGCGGCCGGTGACCTTTTCGGAACCGTAGCCCTTTTTCGTTTCGGATTCTTCCATCTTCTGCTTCACGGTGAGATCCCCGCTGATGGTGCTGAGGCGGCAAAAGGCGTCCCCGCCGCCGGCGAGCACCAGCGTGATGTCGCCGCTGACGTTGCTGATGGCGAGCGAGTTGGCGTACCGTTTATCCAACCGACAGACGACGTTGCCGCTGACCGAAGCGAGATCCACGTCGGACGGCGCGGCCGCCGTGAGGCTGAGCTCCCCGCTGACGGTTTTGAATTCCACCGCCCCGTTCAGGCGCTCCAGCGTGACGGAGCCGGAGATGGACTTCCCGTCCACCATGGCGCCGGCAGGAGCAAAAATCTTGAAGTTCACCGAGCCGCTGCTGCCGAAGAAACCCGGGTTGTTGTGGATCTCCCGGATCACGATCTCGCCATCGCGCTGGGTGACTTCGGGTGTAACATTATCACCGACCACCACGGAATCCACCTTGACATCGGGTTTCTCCCAGCCGGTCACGCTGATGTTGCCGGAGACGGTCTTGATGCGAAGCACCACCCGGTCGCCGACCTTGAATGTCTGGGTCGCCGCCGACACAGCCACGCTCAGAACCAGTAGCGCAAGCATCACGATCAACGTGGGGCGGTATTTCAAGATCATGCCAGCACCTCCTGCCAGGTTTCACTACATGAGACGCACCGATCACGGTATAAAGTTGCATGCGGGTGGTGCACCGTCATCTTACCATGGCCGAGCCGTCGGCTCCATCATCCGGTGCATCTTGACTCCCGCCCCACTCCGGGTATGATAGCGACGGACCGTCCGGCGACCAGACCCGGAGGCATTTGTACCGGTCCGCGGTATCCGCGGACCGATCCCCGTCCAGGAGGCGGTATGGCCAACGTCGACATCCAGCGGCTCAACGAACAGATCCAGGCGGACAGCGCGTTTCTCAACGACATCCGGACCGAGGTCCGGAAAGTGATCATCGGGCAGGAGTATATCGTCGAGCGGCTCCTCGTGGGCCTGCTCACTCACGGGCATATCCTCCTGGAGGGCGTCCCGGGGTTGGCCAAAACGCTGTCGGTGCAGACGCTGGCGCGCACCATTGCCTCGCGGTTCCAACGCATTCAGTTCACCCCCGACCTGTTGCCGGCCGATCTTACCGGCACCATGGTCTTCAACCCGAAAACCGGTGAATTCCACCCCCGCCAGGGCCCCCTGTTCGCCAACCTGATTCTGGCCGACGAGATCAACCGCGCCCCTGCCAAGGTTCAGAGCGCCCTGCTCGAAGCCATGCAGGAGCGGCAGGTGACCATCGGCGACACCACCTTTCCGCTGCCCCAACCGTTCCTGGTGCTGGCGACGCAGAATCCAATTGAACAGGAGGGGACCTACCCGCTGCCCGAGGCCCAGGTAGACCGCTTCATGCTCAAGCTGCGGATCACCTACCCCAGCCGGAAGGAGGAACGCGATATTCTTGACCGAATGGCCACCGCTCCGGAGATTCCCGTCCGTTCCGTCGCCAGCCCGGAGCAGATCTTGCAGGCGAGCGAGACGATCCGCCGCATCTACGTGGATGAAAAGCTGAAGGACTACGTGGTCAACCTGGTCTGCGCCACCCGCACGCCGGCCGACTTCGGCCTGGATCTCAAGGCTCTGATCGATTACGGCGCCTCCCCCCGGGCCACCATCTTTCTGATCCGGGCGGCCATGGCGCACGCTTTTCTCGACGGCCGCGGCTTCGTGATTCCCGAGGACATCAAGGCGATGGCTCTAGACGTCCTGCGTCACCGAATCATCCTGAGCTACGAGGCCGAAAGCGAGGAACTCACCGCCGACGATCTCATCACCCGCGTCTTCGACGTCATCCCCGTGCCCTGACCGGATGTGCCCCGTGAGCCTCTCCCCGGACATCTACCGGAAGATCCGGCAAATCGAGATCGCCACCCGGCGGTTGGTGGACGAGGCGGTGGCCGGAGAGTATCACTCCGTTTTCAAGGGCCGCGGGATCGAGTACAGCGAGGTCCGGCCTTACCAGGCCGGGGACGATATCCGCACCATCGACTGGAACGTGACTTCCCGCTCCGGTTCCCTCCATGTGAAGAAATACGTCGAGGAGCGCGAGCTGACCGTGCTGCTGCTGGTGGATGCCAGCCGGTCTACAGGCTTTGGCTCGGGCACCAAGAGCAAAGAAGAGGTTGCTGCCGAAATCGCAGCCATCATCGCCTTCTCAGCCATCCGCAACAATGACCGGGTGGGCGTCGTGCTGTTCACCGGCGCCGTGGAAAAGTATATTCCGCCGCGCAAGGGCACGCGCCATGTGTTGCGGCTGGTGCGGGAGATCCTGGCCTTCCAGCCCGCGCGGCCGGACACGAGCATTGGAAACGCTCTGGAGTTTGCTTCGCGTGTGCTTAAAAAGCGCAGCATTGTCTTCCTGATCTCGGATTTCTTCGACGCCGGCTACGCCGACGCTCTGCGCGTTGCCGCCCGCATGCACGACCTGGTGGGTATCGCCATCACCGACACCGGCGAGCGGTCGCTGCCGCCGTTGGGATGGCTCCGCCTGGCCGATCTGGAGAGCGGTCAGCTGCGACTGGTTCCGGCGTTCTGGCCGCCGACACGGCGTCGCTATCAGGAGGCCATGGACGCCCATCGGCGCGAGCGTCAGGCGCTGCTACGCAAGCAGCGCGTCGACCAGGTGGAGATTCTGGCCGACGCCTCGTACGAAAAGCCGCTGCAGCAGTTCTTCCGGCGCCGCGCCCGCCGGCTGCGGCGTTAAGCTATAACCACGTCAAAATATACCGGGACACCGGCGGCTATCGGTGTTAAGATATCAACAGTTCGTTGTTTTTGGGTTGCCGTATCACCACAGGCCGGAAAGACACCCGATACTGACCAGAGCAGAAAACACGATCTTCCATTGACCCACTGCCCAGCCACTCATACCGGTCAATATTTCCCGGAACAGGCCGGCTTATGCACATCCTTCTCTACGTACCCGACAACCAGGTAACCGATAATTTTGTTCCCCAGCTCTGGCCAATCCTGCTGCAAAATTTGACCCCATCGCAACACCCGGTCTCCATCATTGACGGAAATGTTGACCGCTACGATGAAGTCGGCTTAGTTGAGTTTATCCATCAGCATCACATCGATTTGGTGGGCATGGGCTTCATGACACGCATGGCCCAAAAGGCCTATCGGATGGCCGATGCCGTTCGAGCCGCCACCACTATCCCTGTCATCATGGGCGGACCGCACGTCAGTGCGCTTCCCGATGAAGCGCTGGGCAGCCAGGGTGGCCCACGGCACGCCGACGCCGTCGTGGTCGGCGAAGCTGAGGATCTCTGGCCCGAGGTTATCCGTGACGTAGCTGACGGACGGCTTCATCGCATTTATCAGGCTCCAACCTGCGCCGGGGCTGCGTCTAAGCCATCCCTCCAAAACTATCCCATCATGCCGTGGGACCAAATGGATATGGATCGATTTGACCTGATGCGCCATGTGCCTGGTGTGGTCCGCAAACTGTTCGGCCGCCTGGGCATCCCGTTCCAACGGGCTTTCGTCATCCCCGTCGAAACTGGGCGCGGCTGTCCCTACGGCTGTGAATTCTGTTCGGTGACCGGTTTTTTTGGCGGCCACGTTCGTTTCCGCACCACCGACAATGTGATAGAGGAAATCCGCCGCCTCAAAGCGTTGGGCCGGCGTGAGAATGCTCTGATGATGGTTTTTTTTGTCGACGACAACTTCGCGATCGACCGGCGCCGCACCAAAAACTTGTTGCGACGCATGATCGCTGAGGATGTCTGTCTCCCGTGGGTGGGACAGGTCAGCGTCAACCTTCTTCGGGATGAAGAGCTGGTTGAACTGATGTCCGCCAGCGGTTGCCGCTGGATTTTCGTTGGGTTGGAATCGGTAGTGCCAGCCAGTCTCGCCGAAGCCCATAAAGACTTCAACAAACCGGGTGAATATGCTGCCACACTAGCCCTCTTGGCCAAGCATGACGTGTACGCCATCACCTCTTTCATTTACGGCCTGGACGGCGATGAAACCGGCGTTTCAAATAAAACACTCGAGCGGATCGGGACCTGGCCTCCCGTATTACCGGTCTTCGGATTGCTGACGCCCTACCCGGCCACACCCCTCTATCGGCGCCTAGAAAAGGAACGCCGTCTGTCGCGCCCCCGCCATTGGTTGGATTTTCAAGCATTTAAGACCGCATTTACCCATCGCCGGATGACAGCCGCAGATTTAGAAGCGGAAGTGTACCATTCCTGGCTTCACAGCTACCGGCCATCCACGTTCCGCCAGTCTCAGTGGTGGCTGAAACGGAACCAAAAGAATTTCGGGTATCAGTTCATGCACTTCATCTCGCGGTTGTTTTTTAGGGGGATCTATTTCCCCCAGAAAAGCCGTTGGGCCTGGTTCCGGCTCTTAATCGCCAACACCCCAACCATAATCAGTCTGATTCGTTCCGGCTTGACCAGGCGCTCGACTGCCGCCCCCGCCAACGCACCGGAACCCGCACTGCAGGTCAGAGCCGCCGTCTCGTCGGCTCAAAATGTCCAACGCTGAAGGAGCCTCTCCCAACAAACGAGGGGCCATTGCAATCCGGCGGCACTGACGCCGCTCGCATCAGTGCATAAAAACCACTGTTCCGCCTGTCTAACGCAATAGTTCCGGTGACCGCCGATCCGGCGCATACGATTCGCGGACCGGCATTCGCCCAGCCCAAGGAGGACACATGCCGAAACTGTTCCGGACAGACATCTTGTCAGAAGCCAACCTGAAGGTCTTTGTGACCGACATCCGCTCCGAGGCCGATCTGGCTGTTTTTGAGACCACGAGCCCGTGGGACGCCAACACGAGCGCCGTCTGGTGCTACACCGATATCCAGAGCGATGCCGACCGGATCGTTTACTTCACTGACAACCAGTGGGACGCCGACCTGGTGGTCTACAAAACCGACATCCAGTCGGACGCCGGGTGGATCCACTCGGC harbors:
- a CDS encoding insulinase family protein; protein product: MIARLLITVAAGLALAAAMPADESVSRGSRTISRLASVPLNWKLPSEGKDFQVVRSKAGVTFYCRSDRSIPLLSVRVVVRAGAVFETGYPPQVARVTARMLRESGSEGMTVEKLDSLLNYYAGNLDIDCGPDLVTIQATIGSDQADMLIEIIAKLLARPAFNQERFDYVVQRIRTEEDTAAEDPFYLCGRKFQQLLYATHPYGYLHSADGLEKVTLAEVQRYFGDHYGPAGLALVVTGDFDTGRVLKKWEEFYTGHPTAREIPPPSPPDPQDHPGVFLLQKNINQCSIYFGCQSVARDLSDIHRIHLLNHMVGGSSFASRFTQQVRDREGLAYRVDSIFDTDVLGRPAFVARCRTKTDTTVRALDAMLWIIDLFRDGKIGETEFEAGVSGLKNGFVKRFATVEDVLANFLMLTILNRPRSYLEEYQAHAGAITRVQLQETARRYLNPDRMTFVVVGNVREIEDGLKKFGTIYRLSEAASASRPDRQPPPGQ
- a CDS encoding insulinase family protein; this translates as MRRLLLIASLVAASPVLTVAADLIHIPMKTFTLENGLEVVLVPRHETPIIHSLIRYKVGSGNETNGITGISHMLEHMMFKGTKEIQTLNYELELPLMEKQDELFREVLRLRRLKVLGRAPSDLDDRIEVLLLKIKGLSASQKLVTIQNDLDVATFQVGFARLGADTSFDRTHYMEYFPSNCLEAWAYFESARMREPFFREFHSERDVVLEERRQTTETQPEAVLFENFLAAAYMAHPYQWDVIGWRADIENLTRQDIVDYHRLYYAPNNAILVLVGDFQADQAENLIRRYFGKIPRQDITKPVTLTAEPVQLGERRLTIVQDAAPRLVVGFHRCAVTHPDYPVFEMIDTLLSQGRTSVFYKELIRTGLAADVRTGVWEMKRHPGLFTVTAVAGDGVGLQRLETAVLDQLNRLKDQPVSRRELEEARSFLTGRLLRQLRDGEALAAVLAEGQDFFTDPSAYNLYLSRLQSIDAGDIQRVAREWFTPSNRTVAWSGPSANERSTK
- a CDS encoding DUF4097 domain-containing protein translates to MILKYRPTLIVMLALLVLSVAVSAATQTFKVGDRVVLRIKTVSGNISVTGWEKPDVKVDSVVVGDNVTPEVTQRDGEIVIREIHNNPGFFGSSGSVNFKIFAPAGAMVDGKSISGSVTLERLNGAVEFKTVSGELSLTAAAPSDVDLASVSGNVVCRLDKRYANSLAISNVSGDITLVLAGGGDAFCRLSTISGDLTVKQKMEESETKKGYGSEKVTGRLGQGSGKITLSTVSGDIVLR
- a CDS encoding MoxR family ATPase, which encodes MANVDIQRLNEQIQADSAFLNDIRTEVRKVIIGQEYIVERLLVGLLTHGHILLEGVPGLAKTLSVQTLARTIASRFQRIQFTPDLLPADLTGTMVFNPKTGEFHPRQGPLFANLILADEINRAPAKVQSALLEAMQERQVTIGDTTFPLPQPFLVLATQNPIEQEGTYPLPEAQVDRFMLKLRITYPSRKEERDILDRMATAPEIPVRSVASPEQILQASETIRRIYVDEKLKDYVVNLVCATRTPADFGLDLKALIDYGASPRATIFLIRAAMAHAFLDGRGFVIPEDIKAMALDVLRHRIILSYEAESEELTADDLITRVFDVIPVP
- a CDS encoding DUF58 domain-containing protein, whose product is MCPVSLSPDIYRKIRQIEIATRRLVDEAVAGEYHSVFKGRGIEYSEVRPYQAGDDIRTIDWNVTSRSGSLHVKKYVEERELTVLLLVDASRSTGFGSGTKSKEEVAAEIAAIIAFSAIRNNDRVGVVLFTGAVEKYIPPRKGTRHVLRLVREILAFQPARPDTSIGNALEFASRVLKKRSIVFLISDFFDAGYADALRVAARMHDLVGIAITDTGERSLPPLGWLRLADLESGQLRLVPAFWPPTRRRYQEAMDAHRRERQALLRKQRVDQVEILADASYEKPLQQFFRRRARRLRR
- a CDS encoding B12-binding domain-containing radical SAM protein: MHILLYVPDNQVTDNFVPQLWPILLQNLTPSQHPVSIIDGNVDRYDEVGLVEFIHQHHIDLVGMGFMTRMAQKAYRMADAVRAATTIPVIMGGPHVSALPDEALGSQGGPRHADAVVVGEAEDLWPEVIRDVADGRLHRIYQAPTCAGAASKPSLQNYPIMPWDQMDMDRFDLMRHVPGVVRKLFGRLGIPFQRAFVIPVETGRGCPYGCEFCSVTGFFGGHVRFRTTDNVIEEIRRLKALGRRENALMMVFFVDDNFAIDRRRTKNLLRRMIAEDVCLPWVGQVSVNLLRDEELVELMSASGCRWIFVGLESVVPASLAEAHKDFNKPGEYAATLALLAKHDVYAITSFIYGLDGDETGVSNKTLERIGTWPPVLPVFGLLTPYPATPLYRRLEKERRLSRPRHWLDFQAFKTAFTHRRMTAADLEAEVYHSWLHSYRPSTFRQSQWWLKRNQKNFGYQFMHFISRLFFRGIYFPQKSRWAWFRLLIANTPTIISLIRSGLTRRSTAAPANAPEPALQVRAAVSSAQNVQR